Proteins encoded together in one Mus caroli chromosome 4, CAROLI_EIJ_v1.1, whole genome shotgun sequence window:
- the LOC110293736 gene encoding ornithine decarboxylase 1-like isoform X2, translating to MNTPSEVKKDLLGVAERLWPSEPITLGPGASAWQLVLKKIKELSISGRQDAFMVADLDVLVSRHRTFLQALPRVQPFYAVKCNSNPWVLLVLSALGTGFDCASQGELEQVLGLGVAPSRVIFANPCKAVSHIQFAARCGMQLLTFDSEEELIKLARYHPRARLVLRIQTRDSQSTFPLHTKFGAHLEACGHLLQVARELGLAVVGASFHVGSDCHTPESYRQAIADCHSVFEMGCKAGHHMSLLDLGGGFPGVKGSEAKFEEMSRVINTALAQYFPEETGIKVIAEPGRFYAGSVCTAAVNIIAKKSSLDPGGHRKLAYYLNEGHYGVFRLFLRDSVPRIPIVVKEFLSEPPLFSSPARFMAPHAMPLTDFFRQRFSCQSWM from the exons ATGAACACCCCTTCTGAGGTCAAGAAGGATCTGCTGGGAGTCGCAGAACGCCTGTGGCCATCAGAGCCCATCACCTTGGGGCCAGGGGCATCTGCCTGGCAGCTGGTCTTGAAGAAGATCAAGGAGTTGTCCATCTCG GGCCGCCAAGATGCCTTCATGGTGGCTGACCTGGACGTGCTGGTCAGCCGCCATCGGACCTTCCTCCAGGCCCTGCCCAGAGTCCAGCCCTTCTATGCAGTCAAGTGTAACAGCAACCCCTGGGTGCTGCTCGTCTTATCTGCCCTGGGCACTGGCTTTGACTGTGCCAGCCAG GGAGAGCTGGAGCAAGTGCTGGGCTTGGGCGTGGCCCCCTCGAGAGTCATCTTCGCCAACCCCTGCAAGGCCGTCTCCCACATCCAGTTCGCAGCCCGCTGTGGGATGCAGCTTCTGACCTTCGACAGTGAGGAGGAACTGATTAAGCTGGCCCGGTACCACCCGAGGGCTAG gtTGGTTCTCCGTATACAGACCCGGGACAGTCAAAGCACCTTCCCTCTGCACACCAAGTTTGGAGCCCATCTGGAGGCATGTGGACACCTGCTCCAGGTTGCCAGAGAGCTGGGGTTGGCTGTGGTGGGGGCCTC CTTCCACGTGGGTTCCGACTGCCACACACCTGAGAGCTACAGACAGGCCATCGCTGACTGCCATAGTGTGTTTGAGATGGGCTGCAAGGCTGGCCACCACATGAGCCTCCTGGATCTTGGAGGGGGCTTCCCAGGAGTTAAGGGCTCTGAAGCCAAATTTGAAGAG ATGTCGAGAGTGATCAACACTGCCCTGGCCCAGTACTTCCCGGAGGAGACCGGTATCAAGGTCATTGCAGAGCCTGGCCGCTTCTATGCGGGGTCCGTGTgcacagctgctgtgaacatCATAGCCAAGAAGTCTTCCCTGGATCCAG GAGGCCACAGGAAGCTGGCATACTACCTTAATGAGGGCCATTATGGAGTCTTCCGACTCTTCCTCAGGGACTCTGTCCCCAGGATACCCATAGTGGTGAAG GAGTTCCTCTCGGagccccctctcttctcttcccctgcaCGCTTTATGGCCCCACATGCGATGCCTTTGACCGACTTTTTTCGACAGAGGTTCAGTTGCCAGAGCTGGATGTAG
- the LOC110293736 gene encoding ornithine decarboxylase 1-like isoform X1, with protein MNTPSEVKKDLLGVAERLWPSEPITLGPGASAWQLVLKKIKELSISGRQDAFMVADLDVLVSRHRTFLQALPRVQPFYAVKCNSNPWVLLVLSALGTGFDCASQGELEQVLGLGVAPSRVIFANPCKAVSHIQFAARCGMQLLTFDSEEELIKLARYHPRARLVLRIQTRDSQSTFPLHTKFGAHLEACGHLLQVARELGLAVVGASFHVGSDCHTPESYRQAIADCHSVFEMGCKAGHHMSLLDLGGGFPGVKGSEAKFEEMSRVINTALAQYFPEETGIKVIAEPGRFYAGSVCTAAVNIIAKKSSLDPGGHRKLAYYLNEGHYGVFRLFLRDSVPRIPIVVKEFPSEPPPSLLFPCTLYGPTCDAFDRLFSTEVQLPELDVGDWLIFPDMGAYSSSMSSTFNGFPISTVYDAMSPQLRSLLGTVP; from the exons ATGAACACCCCTTCTGAGGTCAAGAAGGATCTGCTGGGAGTCGCAGAACGCCTGTGGCCATCAGAGCCCATCACCTTGGGGCCAGGGGCATCTGCCTGGCAGCTGGTCTTGAAGAAGATCAAGGAGTTGTCCATCTCG GGCCGCCAAGATGCCTTCATGGTGGCTGACCTGGACGTGCTGGTCAGCCGCCATCGGACCTTCCTCCAGGCCCTGCCCAGAGTCCAGCCCTTCTATGCAGTCAAGTGTAACAGCAACCCCTGGGTGCTGCTCGTCTTATCTGCCCTGGGCACTGGCTTTGACTGTGCCAGCCAG GGAGAGCTGGAGCAAGTGCTGGGCTTGGGCGTGGCCCCCTCGAGAGTCATCTTCGCCAACCCCTGCAAGGCCGTCTCCCACATCCAGTTCGCAGCCCGCTGTGGGATGCAGCTTCTGACCTTCGACAGTGAGGAGGAACTGATTAAGCTGGCCCGGTACCACCCGAGGGCTAG gtTGGTTCTCCGTATACAGACCCGGGACAGTCAAAGCACCTTCCCTCTGCACACCAAGTTTGGAGCCCATCTGGAGGCATGTGGACACCTGCTCCAGGTTGCCAGAGAGCTGGGGTTGGCTGTGGTGGGGGCCTC CTTCCACGTGGGTTCCGACTGCCACACACCTGAGAGCTACAGACAGGCCATCGCTGACTGCCATAGTGTGTTTGAGATGGGCTGCAAGGCTGGCCACCACATGAGCCTCCTGGATCTTGGAGGGGGCTTCCCAGGAGTTAAGGGCTCTGAAGCCAAATTTGAAGAG ATGTCGAGAGTGATCAACACTGCCCTGGCCCAGTACTTCCCGGAGGAGACCGGTATCAAGGTCATTGCAGAGCCTGGCCGCTTCTATGCGGGGTCCGTGTgcacagctgctgtgaacatCATAGCCAAGAAGTCTTCCCTGGATCCAG GAGGCCACAGGAAGCTGGCATACTACCTTAATGAGGGCCATTATGGAGTCTTCCGACTCTTCCTCAGGGACTCTGTCCCCAGGATACCCATAGTGGTGAAG GAGTTCCCCTCGGAGCCCc ccccctctcttctcttcccctgcaCGCTTTATGGCCCCACATGCGATGCCTTTGACCGACTTTTTTCGACAGAGGTTCAGTTGCCAGAGCTGGATGTAGGTGACTGGCTGATTTTCCCTGACATGGGTGCCTACAGTAGCTCCATGAGTTCCACCTTCAATGGCTTCCCGATCTCAACTGTCTATGATGCCATGAGCCCCCAACTCAG GAGCCTACTGGGGACAGTACCTTAG